The genomic segment CGGGTGAAAACGGCGCCGGCCGGTAGGGGAGACCCCGTCCCGGCCGGCGCCGTTCGATCGATGCGCGGATATGCTACTTGAGGGTGCCGACCAGTTCCTTCACGGCGGCGACCGACTTGTCCATCATCGCCTGCTCCTCGGCGCTGAGCTTGAACTCGATCACCTTCTCTACGCCGCCCGCGCCGATCACGGTCGGAACGCCGACGAAGTACCCCTTCACGCCGAACTCGCCGTTCAGGTAGACGCAGCACGGCAGGACCCGCTTCTGGTCCTTGAGAATCGACTCGACCATGGCGAGCGAGGCCGACGCAGGGGAGAAGAAGGCGGACCCTGTCTTCAGGAGGGCGACCACTTCGCCGCCGGCCTTTCGAGTGCGGCTCACCATCGCATCCATGACTTCCTTCGCCTTGGCGGCGTTGCCGTATTTCCGCTCCAGCAGCTCCATGACGGGGATCCCGCCCACGGAGGCGTACCGGATGAGGGGGACCATGTCGTCGCCGTGACCGCCCAGGGTCATCGCCGTCACGTCCCGTACGGAGACGCCGAGCTCCCAGGCGATGAAGGCGGCGAAGCGTGCGGAATCGAGGACCCCGGCCTGCCCGATGATCCGGTTGGTGGGGAAGCCGGTGATTTTCTGGCAGAGGGTCACCATCGCGTCGAGCGGGTTGGAGATAACGATGACGAAGGAATTCGGGGCATACTTCTTGATCCCCTCGGCGACCTGCGACATGATCTTCGAGTTGACGCCGATCAGATCGTCACGGCTCATCCCGGGCTTGCGGGGAAGGCCCGCCGTCACGATGACGATGTCGGCGCCGGCGATATCCGCGTAGTTGTTGGTCCCCTTCAGGGAGACGTCGAACCCTTCCACGGGGCCCACTTCCGCGATGTCGAGGCATTTGCCCTGGGGCAATCCTTCGACGATGTCGAAGAGCACGACGTCACCGAGTTCGCGTTGGGCGCACAGTTGGGCCAG from the Candidatus Deferrimicrobium sp. genome contains:
- the mdh gene encoding malate dehydrogenase, whose product is MARKKIALIGGGQIGGVLAQLCAQRELGDVVLFDIVEGLPQGKCLDIAEVGPVEGFDVSLKGTNNYADIAGADIVIVTAGLPRKPGMSRDDLIGVNSKIMSQVAEGIKKYAPNSFVIVISNPLDAMVTLCQKITGFPTNRIIGQAGVLDSARFAAFIAWELGVSVRDVTAMTLGGHGDDMVPLIRYASVGGIPVMELLERKYGNAAKAKEVMDAMVSRTRKAGGEVVALLKTGSAFFSPASASLAMVESILKDQKRVLPCCVYLNGEFGVKGYFVGVPTVIGAGGVEKVIEFKLSAEEQAMMDKSVAAVKELVGTLK